A DNA window from Thiopseudomonas alkaliphila contains the following coding sequences:
- a CDS encoding ATP-dependent zinc protease family protein produces MAQAESTPMEQAPKTKLNTKTIYGLYEKVSISAIDLKVEAKLDTGAQTASLSARDIRRFKRDGESWVEFYLAIDEAHDNKIELPLVRTSKIKRRSDDYDEEGDEETYTRRPVVHLPVCLGNQRHTIEVNLTDRSAFKFPLLIGSNALTQFGALVDVSENYVAGEPACKPSSQSSAE; encoded by the coding sequence ATGGCACAGGCCGAAAGTACTCCTATGGAACAAGCGCCTAAAACGAAACTAAACACCAAAACCATTTATGGTTTATATGAAAAAGTAAGTATTAGCGCTATTGATTTAAAGGTGGAAGCTAAGCTCGATACTGGAGCACAAACGGCCTCCTTAAGCGCCCGCGATATTCGTCGATTTAAACGTGATGGCGAATCGTGGGTAGAATTTTACCTTGCGATCGATGAAGCTCACGACAATAAAATAGAATTGCCATTAGTGCGCACCAGTAAAATTAAACGTCGCTCGGATGATTACGATGAAGAAGGTGATGAGGAAACCTATACCCGCCGCCCGGTCGTGCATTTACCGGTATGTTTGGGCAACCAACGTCACACCATTGAAGTCAATCTCACTGACCGTAGTGCCTTCAAGTTTCCTTTACTGATCGGCTCTAACGCCCTCACTCAGTTTGGCGCACTGGTTGACGTCAGTGAAAACTACGTAGCAGGCGAGCCTGCGTGTAAACCCTCTTCCCAATCATCGGCCGAGTAA